A genomic segment from Bryobacteraceae bacterium encodes:
- a CDS encoding SBBP repeat-containing protein, translating to MRSFRALLFVALAGVAFAQPKLESVLHKSLQLRFEPNRGQAEPDVLFQVRGPRQTMAFTRAGARIDLFGSGPDARMSRLSMDWLDAAGSAEPRFEQRLESVSHYYLGSDPSAWFPRVPHYAKVKLEQLYPGVDLLVYGAEGNLEYDLVVAPGADPGQVRFRLDGAAFHEGPGGDLIADTEAGPFRFRAPVSYQLDGARRRAVTSRYRTAQDGSVRFELGAYDRARPLVIDPVLVFSTLIGGADADISANLALDGAGNAYIGGTTYSRNFPTAGPVEPNFSRNLQGLYDGYVAKLRADGSALVYSTYLGGDLLDIVNAIAVDSRGAAYVAGQTASFNFPLPATAYERSRKGFSDAFVTKLNPDGTLAASTLYGGGGDENCTAILVDGAFNIYMTGYTSSQDFPATPNAAQRTYGGGQSDAFALKFDPLAQVLEWSTYLGGRGEEEVSRIPSSDLPQIGFISAFAMARTAEGAIWLAGSTSSADLADRVETASRTYAGGATDIYLFRLSADGSKFEYMTYLGGAGFDFLNALALDANGNPTIVGFTFSQNYPVTQNALHNRFLGGDADGVLTRVRADNGNIDYSTYFGGQGVDAIGDITIAANGDMYLAGSTSSTNFVVTADAFDPGPPRGSRPFLAALNAAGNTRLTAGLFGGPDAVFIRHVRLDGESNIVISGQARGPGFTTTVSSYGPNYHGGPYDVFVSKFVKLGAPGGGAPSGGGACSFTLDPSLLDLPGDPLVVAVTVLTGPECTWTMKGDVPWATLQGAAERRGPSVVYISVTANPEGPRAGVVQIAGRDVTIRQARREGAAAAAVTPLVGTVAGSGAKGTGGDNGFATKAEFAAISGIAVDTRGSLYIADPETHVIRRVRPDGVIQPFAGIAANGFTGDGGPASRARLNEPLGLAADADGNLYVADKGNRRVRKITPDGVISTFAGNGQSGSDGDGGPATQASFREPSQLVFDADGNLYIADSAANRIRRVTKAGVISTFAGAGQPGFGGDKGPATEARLTSPGGMAFDKDGNLYFADQLNHRIRRVTKAGIMETVAGTGIAAWEGDNLAAAGAAFNSPFGVAFDATGNLYITDRENHRIRVINSAGVIRTFSGSGASFFGEEVAPGAAFWNNPSAITADPAGNLLIVDATNLRVRRIRFPVPPPPTTAIKSILNAFGAQAVVSGFSIASIFGDNFVDETITADSAIVEGKLPTELGGVRVRFNNRDAYLLFVSKSQINFLVPVDLSTGPVPVEVIGPNGRGTATAFLQEVSPALLTQTVEEDKVTPVATFAGESVFVAPAGSLGDREARAAKAGDTVIFVATGLGLTDPTAPEGVVLTEAYPLADPSRLSVTIDDKPAELIYAGMTSAGVYLVTVRVPDEVASGFRPVKLTVRGIAAQAGMVIAIE from the coding sequence ATGCGATCTTTCCGCGCCCTGCTGTTCGTGGCTCTTGCCGGCGTAGCTTTTGCCCAGCCCAAACTCGAATCCGTCCTGCACAAATCGCTCCAGCTGCGCTTCGAGCCCAATCGCGGCCAAGCCGAGCCGGACGTGCTCTTCCAGGTCCGCGGCCCGCGGCAGACAATGGCGTTCACCCGCGCTGGCGCGCGCATCGACCTGTTCGGATCCGGCCCCGATGCGCGAATGTCGCGTCTCAGCATGGACTGGCTCGACGCAGCCGGTTCCGCCGAGCCGCGCTTCGAGCAGCGCCTCGAATCCGTATCGCACTACTACCTCGGCTCGGACCCATCGGCTTGGTTCCCCCGCGTGCCTCACTACGCGAAGGTCAAGCTCGAACAGCTTTACCCCGGTGTCGACCTCCTCGTCTACGGCGCTGAAGGCAACCTTGAATACGACCTCGTCGTCGCGCCCGGCGCCGACCCCGGCCAGGTCCGCTTCCGCCTTGACGGCGCCGCCTTTCACGAAGGCCCTGGCGGCGACCTGATCGCCGACACCGAAGCCGGACCGTTCCGTTTTCGCGCGCCGGTTTCCTACCAGCTCGACGGCGCCCGCCGCCGCGCCGTCACCTCCCGCTACCGCACCGCCCAGGACGGCTCCGTCCGCTTCGAGCTCGGCGCCTACGATCGCGCCCGCCCCCTCGTCATCGATCCCGTGCTCGTGTTCTCCACCCTGATCGGAGGCGCCGACGCCGATATCAGCGCCAACCTCGCCCTCGACGGCGCGGGCAACGCCTACATCGGTGGCACCACGTACTCGCGGAACTTTCCAACCGCCGGGCCCGTCGAGCCCAACTTCTCGCGCAACCTGCAGGGCCTCTACGACGGCTACGTCGCCAAGCTCCGCGCCGATGGCTCCGCGCTCGTCTACTCCACCTACCTCGGCGGCGACCTGCTCGACATCGTCAACGCCATCGCCGTGGATTCGCGCGGCGCGGCCTACGTCGCCGGCCAGACGGCGTCGTTCAACTTTCCTCTCCCCGCCACCGCCTATGAACGCAGCCGCAAGGGCTTCAGCGACGCCTTCGTCACCAAGCTGAACCCCGACGGCACGCTCGCCGCGTCCACTCTCTACGGCGGCGGGGGCGACGAGAACTGCACCGCCATCCTGGTCGACGGCGCGTTCAACATCTACATGACTGGCTACACGTCCTCCCAGGACTTCCCGGCCACTCCCAACGCCGCCCAGCGCACCTACGGCGGCGGCCAGTCCGACGCCTTCGCCTTGAAGTTCGATCCCCTCGCGCAGGTCCTCGAATGGAGCACCTACCTCGGCGGCCGTGGCGAAGAAGAGGTGAGCCGCATCCCCTCGTCGGACCTGCCGCAGATCGGCTTCATCAGCGCCTTCGCCATGGCCCGCACCGCCGAAGGCGCCATCTGGCTCGCCGGCTCCACGAGTTCGGCCGACCTCGCCGATCGCGTCGAAACAGCCTCGCGCACCTACGCCGGCGGAGCCACCGATATCTATCTCTTCCGCCTCTCCGCCGACGGCTCCAAGTTCGAATACATGACCTATCTCGGCGGCGCGGGCTTCGACTTCCTGAATGCCCTCGCGCTCGATGCGAACGGCAACCCCACCATCGTCGGCTTCACCTTCTCCCAGAACTACCCGGTCACGCAGAACGCACTGCACAACCGCTTCCTCGGCGGCGACGCCGACGGCGTTCTCACACGAGTCCGCGCCGACAACGGCAACATCGATTACTCTACCTACTTCGGCGGACAGGGCGTCGATGCCATCGGCGACATCACCATCGCCGCCAACGGCGACATGTATCTCGCCGGCTCCACGTCGTCGACGAACTTCGTCGTCACCGCCGATGCGTTCGACCCCGGCCCTCCACGCGGCAGCCGGCCGTTTCTTGCCGCCCTCAACGCCGCCGGGAACACTCGCCTCACCGCCGGCCTGTTCGGCGGTCCCGACGCCGTATTCATCCGCCACGTGCGGCTCGACGGCGAGAGCAACATCGTCATCTCCGGGCAGGCGCGCGGCCCCGGCTTCACCACCACGGTGAGCTCCTACGGCCCGAACTACCACGGCGGACCGTACGACGTCTTCGTCTCCAAATTCGTCAAGCTCGGCGCTCCTGGCGGAGGCGCGCCCTCCGGCGGAGGCGCGTGCAGCTTCACGCTCGATCCCAGTCTGCTTGACCTTCCCGGCGATCCCCTCGTCGTCGCCGTCACCGTGCTCACAGGTCCCGAATGCACCTGGACCATGAAGGGAGATGTGCCCTGGGCCACGCTCCAGGGCGCCGCCGAACGCCGAGGACCGAGCGTCGTCTACATCTCCGTCACCGCCAATCCGGAAGGCCCGCGCGCCGGCGTAGTCCAGATCGCCGGCCGCGACGTAACCATCCGCCAGGCGCGCCGAGAGGGAGCAGCCGCGGCCGCGGTAACGCCCCTTGTGGGCACCGTCGCCGGAAGCGGCGCCAAGGGGACCGGCGGCGACAACGGCTTCGCCACCAAGGCCGAGTTCGCCGCCATCAGCGGTATCGCCGTCGATACGCGTGGCTCGCTCTACATCGCCGACCCCGAAACGCACGTCATCCGCCGCGTCCGCCCTGACGGCGTGATCCAACCCTTCGCTGGCATCGCCGCCAACGGCTTCACGGGCGATGGCGGGCCCGCTTCTCGCGCCCGCCTCAATGAACCCCTCGGCCTCGCCGCCGATGCAGACGGCAACCTCTATGTCGCCGACAAAGGCAACCGCCGCGTCCGCAAGATCACGCCCGACGGCGTCATCAGCACCTTTGCCGGCAACGGCCAGTCCGGCTCCGACGGCGACGGTGGACCAGCGACGCAAGCCTCGTTCCGCGAACCCTCGCAGCTTGTCTTCGACGCCGACGGCAACCTCTACATTGCCGACTCGGCTGCGAACCGCATCCGGCGCGTCACCAAGGCCGGCGTGATCTCCACCTTCGCCGGCGCCGGCCAGCCCGGCTTCGGCGGCGACAAAGGCCCGGCCACCGAAGCCCGCCTAACCAGCCCCGGCGGCATGGCATTCGATAAGGACGGCAACCTCTACTTCGCCGATCAGTTGAACCACCGCATCCGCCGCGTCACCAAGGCAGGCATCATGGAGACCGTCGCCGGTACCGGCATCGCTGCCTGGGAAGGCGACAATCTCGCCGCTGCAGGCGCCGCGTTCAACTCGCCCTTCGGCGTGGCGTTCGATGCCACCGGCAATCTGTACATCACGGACCGCGAGAACCACCGCATCCGCGTCATCAACTCCGCCGGCGTCATCCGCACGTTCTCTGGATCCGGCGCGTCCTTCTTCGGCGAAGAGGTCGCGCCCGGGGCCGCGTTCTGGAACAATCCGTCGGCGATCACGGCCGATCCCGCCGGCAACCTGCTCATCGTCGACGCCACGAATCTCCGCGTGCGCCGCATCCGGTTCCCGGTGCCGCCGCCGCCCACCACCGCCATCAAGTCGATTCTCAACGCCTTTGGCGCGCAGGCTGTCGTCTCCGGCTTCAGCATCGCGTCCATCTTCGGCGATAACTTCGTCGACGAGACCATCACAGCGGATTCGGCTATCGTCGAGGGGAAGTTACCCACCGAACTCGGCGGCGTTCGCGTCCGCTTCAATAACCGCGACGCCTATCTCCTGTTCGTGAGTAAGTCCCAGATCAACTTCCTCGTCCCCGTGGATCTGAGCACCGGACCCGTACCCGTGGAAGTCATCGGACCCAACGGCCGCGGCACGGCCACGGCGTTCTTGCAGGAGGTCTCGCCCGCGCTGCTGACGCAAACCGTCGAAGAGGATAAGGTAACGCCGGTTGCGACATTCGCCGGCGAGTCCGTCTTCGTCGCGCCGGCCGGATCTCTCGGCGACCGCGAGGCCCGCGCCGCCAAAGCCGGCGACACCGTCATCTTCGTCGCCACCGGACTCGGCCTCACCGATCCCACCGCCCCCGAAGGTGTCGTTCTCACCGAGGCCTACCCGCTCGCCGACCCTTCGCGCCTCTCCGTCACCATCGACGACAAACCGGCCGAGTTGATCTACGCTGGTATGACCAGCGCCGGCGTGTATCTCGTCACCGTCCGCGTGCCGGACGAAGTCGCCAGCGGCTTCCGTCCGGTGAAACTCACCGTCCGCGGCATCGCCGCGCAGGCCGGCATGGTGATCGCCATCGAATGA
- a CDS encoding helix-turn-helix transcriptional regulator encodes MRHVVKRHNESVPLSEAVFLILLSMAGEPRHGYAILWDVTELSDGRVRLSTGTLYGALRRMLDGGWIERVSEKRPSRDRSIYRLTREGLDVLMTEVARMKTLARLASSRLAEREAS; translated from the coding sequence ATGCGACATGTCGTAAAACGGCATAACGAGTCCGTTCCGCTCTCGGAAGCCGTATTCCTCATCCTGCTCAGCATGGCGGGAGAGCCTCGCCACGGCTACGCCATACTGTGGGACGTAACCGAACTCAGCGACGGCCGGGTCCGGCTAAGCACCGGTACGCTGTACGGCGCTTTGCGGCGCATGCTCGACGGTGGCTGGATCGAACGCGTTTCGGAGAAGCGGCCTTCACGGGACCGGTCTATCTACCGGTTGACCCGGGAAGGCCTCGACGTTCTCATGACGGAAGTAGCGAGAATGAAGACGCTCGCCCGATTGGCGTCGTCGCGATTGGCGGAAAGGGAGGCTTCCTGA